CAGGTCGAGGACGTCGCGTCGGGTAATGTCCTTGATTAGCCGACGCCGCCAGAGCGGCAGCACATGCAGGTCGAGGAGACGCTGCGTCGATTCTACGGTGCTCGGCCTGTTGACCCGCAGGCAATGTCGCTCGACGAACAACTGTGCCACCACCCCGACGGTATCCGGACGCTCGTTGCGCGCCGCAATCTTCTCTTGGCCGGGATCACGGCCTTCAGCCACTGCCCGCAACGCCTTGGCCGCGAGCTCGCGGGCTGTCTTGAGATCGAAGGCTGGATACGGGCCGATTGTGTGTTTGCGGGAGCGCCCGCCCAGGCGATATCGTATCGCCCAGCTCAGGTGACCCGATGACTGCACCACGAGGTAAAGGCCAGGCATCCGCTGATCCGGAATTTCCTTGCGCTGGGGCCCGGGTTTGATGGTCTCGAGGGTGCGGGTCGTCAAAATGCGCGGCATCTGGGCTCCTCCCGGGGGAACGCTGGGGTAACACCATAGGGTTGTCTTGGTATGTCCGCAAGTGTCGTAGACAGACGACGACAATCACGCAGTAAATGCGATGGAATGGGCATTTCCTCGCGATTTTTGTCAGCGAATGCCCGGGTTTGTCTAAGTCTCACCCCGGTATCATAATCCTGGGGTCGGGGGTTCAACTCCCTCCTCCGCTACCAAAATTCTCTCAAAATCAATGACTTAGGCGCGACACCGGCGTTCAGACAGTGTTCGTCCGAGCAGTCCAATACCCGACAGCGGCGGGTCTGGCAAAGCGTGCTTACAATTGCAGGCCCAAATCCGCGAAGCCGGAGAACCCTACATCGGGTGGTTCGAATTTTCGGTGCCATTCGCGCAATAGTCACCATTCACCGAATTAGGCATCGAAGGTGACCCAATTTGCTGACTCTGCCACCAGTCCATAATATCCCTCCTCGGCTAGCCAAAGGGAAATGACGGCAGGAAGATTTCCTCGACGGGTGGATGACGCCAAGTCCGCATCGGATATTTGGCGATGAGCCTCTCGAACTGCGCCTGCGCCTGTTTGCGATATTCGTCGAGATCGATGCCGGGCAATTGGCGATCCCGCATCACGATCCGGCCATTGATTATCGACGTGTTGAAATCGCGCCCGGTGCCGCTCAGCATCATGGTCTGGATCGGGTCGATGACCTGACCAAGCTCGAATGCGGAAAGTTCGAACAAGGTCATATCGGCTTTCGCGCCCACCGCAACCCGACCAAGGTCCGGGCGGCCAATCGCGTCGGCGGCGACGATCGTCGCGGCATTGTAAAAATCGGCGGAACTGCACGCGGCCACGTCATTCTCGACGACGCGGCAAAGACCGATTCCGATCCGCATATTCTCGACCATGTCCGGCGGAAAGGTGTCGGTGCCGAGGCCTATGGCGATCCCCTTCTTCTTCAGCTTGATGAACGATTCCATCGCGCCGCCATAGCGCGAAAGGACCAAAGGACAATGGACGAACGTCGCGCCTGCGGCCGCGACCAGGCCGGCGTCGTCTCCCTTGCGCTCTACAGCGCTATGCCCGGTGATGAACACACCATGCGGCAGCAGCGCGCGCCGCGACAGGAAGTTGAGCGAGGCCAGCCATTCGATCGGCGTCTTGTCGTAGCGCTCCACGATCGAATGGAATTCCTCCAGGCCCTGGCAGCAATGCAGCTTGACCGGGCAATCGAACTCCTCGCTGATCGCCGCGGTGCGCCGGATGAGCTCGGGCGTGCAGTTCTCGATTCGGTCCGGCGACAGCATTCCACGAACAAGCCCGCCATGCGCGCCGTCGAAATTTCTGATGTAGTCCCGGGCCTGGTCCAGCCCCCGCAACCCGCGCTCCTCATCGAAGTGCGTCATAAAGCTGCCGTCCGCGCGGATGATGGTGACGCCGGTCATGTAACATGGACCGAGATATGCACGGATGCCCACTTCCGCCGCGCTGTCGGCCGAGCGCGCGAACTCCTCATAGGTCTCGGCCCATTTGCGATAGAACATCGACGTAATCGGCAAGGCCGTGGTGATGCCATTACGGATCAATTGGACGAACGCATATTTCATCTTGAAGGTCTGTTCTTCAGTCGAATACATCTCGATCGGGCCCGATACGAGATAATCCTCGGGCCACACCCGACCCTTGGCCCAGTCGGGCTGATTGTCGAATGCGAGAACCGTGGTATCGAGATCGGACAATGCGTTGAGATCGATGAAGCCCGGGCCAAGAACGGCGTTGCCGCCGTCGATCTCGTGATCGACCGGCCCTTCATAGTTACGCCCGACGAAGATAATGCTGTCGCCGCGGTAGACGACTTCCGCGTCCCTCAGCGTCCGGTGTCCTGTGCCGTCATAACCGATGACATAGCGCGCCTTTACCCGTGTCGTTGTCATGATGTCATCAGCCTTGTGAGTTTGAGCTGTCAGGAGAGAGTCTAGGGATTCATGGGCCCGGCCCAGCGACGCATGGGAACCGGAACGTCCAGCGACTTGAGATACATCTGGTGATAGTAGGGCTTGAGCTCATCCGCCGCCGACTTGCAACGGGCCATGTATTGGGCGAATTCTTCGGCTAGGGAACGAGCCTCCGCCTTGAGCGCCTCCTCATCCACGGTCAGCAGCTTGCGGTCCTCCATGACGACCTCGCCGGCCACGATCGTTGTTACCACCGACGAGCCGTTCTCACAGTAGACTAGTTGGCGGCGCAGATCGTTGAGCGGCGTGAAGGCTAGCGAATTGAGATCTAACAAAATGATATCGGCGGTGTGGCCTTCGGCTATGCGCCCCGCAGGCCGCGGCAAGCGCATAGCCGCCGATCCGCCCGACGTCAGTGCGTTCAGGATTTCCACCGGCTGGAGCCAGTCGTCATAGTCCGTGCCGCAGACATTGTGCACAAGGCCGGCAATCTTAGCGACCGTCCACAGGTTGACTCCATCGTCAGTGGACGCTTCGTCATTGCCGATGCAGATGTTCACGCCGGCGCGCTGCAACCGCCGGTAGGGCATCACGCCGCTGCCGATTTTCAGATTGGAGACGGGATTGTGAGCCACCGAACAGCCTGAATCGGCCAACAGGCGGATGTCGTCATCATCGATCCAGATGGCATGAATGACCATGGCCTGCTCATTCAGCACCCCCATATCATGCGCATAGCGGACCAGGGACTTGCCAAATTTTTCCTGACCCAAAACCCGCTGCAATCTGGTCTCGAGAATATGCATGTTGAACGGGATATCACGCTCTTTGGCGATGCGCCCAAGCGACTGGAAATAAGCCGGTGTGACGCGCTGGGGCGCCGAGCAGGATACGGCAGAGCGGAGCCGGCCGGCACCGCGCCCGTGCCACTTGCCAAGGAAACTTTGGTAATGTTCGAGCAACTCATGATCGCTCATCAATGGCACGGCATCCATCGAAGCGACCAGACGCTGCGGCAGAAGATCCTTCAGGAACGGATACTTCTGATACTCCGTGACGTTCGGCTGGTCGAGAGTCACCGTGGCCCGCATGCCGGAATCCAGATAGGCCTGCATCACGCTGTCGACTTCGCTGTCGGTCACCTCGGGCACGAAAAAGCAATCGTCATGCACCGCGGTAACGCCCTGTTTGAGCATTTCGATGGCGCCAAGCATGGTGCGCACATAGGCGAAGCGCGGCGACACCAACTTGTCCATGAGCGGCGGTACCTCATAGAGCATGAAGAGTTCCAGCGGCCAGTTGGCGAGCGCGCCTTTCATGAAGTTGCCTGGGGAATGGAAATGTCCGTTGATCAGCCCGGGCATGGCGAGCAATCCGCTCGCCTCGATTGTCCGCGCATCGTCGATTCCCTTCGCAAGCCCTGGACCAACGGCTTCGATCGCGTCGCCGCGGATGACGATGTCGGCCGAGGCATGTTCGCAGTCCTTCGCATCGAGCGTCAGAATGCGAGCGTCTTTGATCACGGTGAGCACGGCGTTATCCCTTGCCTTTTGCCGCCGTCTCCGGCTGCGCGCGGTGTTTGACCAGTTGAAGTCGCGTCTTCGGGTCGAGCGAGTCGCGCAGCGAGTCGCCCAGGAGATTGAATGCCATGACCAGAATCGTAATCGCCAGCCCCGAGAAGGCGGAGATGTGCGGGGCGACGAAGATGTAGCTGCGGCCTTCGCTGGTCATGATGCCCCATTCGGCGACCGGCGGCTGCACACCGAGTCCCAGGAAGCTCAAGCCGGCAGCGGTGATCACGACGGCACCGATAATGGTGCAGCTGTAGACCACGGATGCCGCAACCACGTTCGGCAGCATCTCCACGAAGAGGATCTTCAGACCGGGCGTGGCCATGGCACGCGCCGCCTCGATGTAGGCGAGCTCGCGTTCCTGGCTGGCTGCCGCATAGACGACGCGCGTATTGTAGGGAATGAGCGTCACCACCAGCGCGATCATCATGTTGCCGAGGCCCGGCCCCATCAGCGCTGCCAGCATGATGGCAAGCAGCGCCATCGGGAATGCGAACAAAATGTCCATCAGCCGCATGACGACCTCGCCGAGCCGCGGATACCAGGCGCCGATCAGGCCGAGAGGAATGGAAATCGCCGCGCCCAGAATGACCGGCAGCACGCCCGAAACGAGGGTGAGGCGCGCGCCGTACATCAGCCGCGAGAGAATGTCGCGCCCCTGGTGGTCTAGTCCGAGGAGATGGCCGCTGGTGCCCGGCCCCTTCAACCGCAGATCCGAAAACGCTTCATTGGGCGGATAGGGTGCCAGCAACGGCGCCAGGATCGCGATCAAGACCAGAAGCAGGATGATGAATGCCGCGATGCGCGCGACCGGGTCGCCCAGGACGCCGCGCCAGACAAAATAGAGATTCGATCTTCGGGCGGGTCCGGCGGGCCGGGCCGGCGCCGCGTTCGGATCGAGTGCTGAAGCCTTGCGCATCGCGACCTCACTGCCGCTTCGGGTCGAGCAAATGCACGACGAGGTCGGAAATCATGTTGCCGAGCACGAATACGACCGCCACGGCGAGCACGCAACCCTGAATGACGGGAACATCGCGCTGCAGGATCGCTTCAAACAGGAGAAGGCCTATGCCCGGCCAGTTGAAGATGATCTCCGAGAATATCACCCCGCCGAATAGATAGCCGATCTGCAAGCCGCCAATATTGGCGAAAGTCGGGAGTGTGTTGCGCACCGCGTGGCGCAGCACGACCTGATTGCGGGTCAAGCCACGGGCACGCGCCGCCAGTATGTAGGGCTGGCCGAGCACATCGATCATGCGCGATCGGGTGACGCGCGTAACCACTGCGATCGATGACGCCGCCGTCGTAATCGCCGGCAACACCATGTGGTGCAGCAGCTGTCCGATCCCTCCGGGATCTATGGTGTTGTACATGCCGGAGATCGGAAACAGCTTCCACTTGAAGCCGAAGAAATAGAGCAGCACGATGCCCAACCAGAAAACCGGCAGGCTGGCCAGAATCAACGTA
This genomic stretch from Nordella sp. HKS 07 harbors:
- a CDS encoding amidohydrolase family protein — its product is MTTTRVKARYVIGYDGTGHRTLRDAEVVYRGDSIIFVGRNYEGPVDHEIDGGNAVLGPGFIDLNALSDLDTTVLAFDNQPDWAKGRVWPEDYLVSGPIEMYSTEEQTFKMKYAFVQLIRNGITTALPITSMFYRKWAETYEEFARSADSAAEVGIRAYLGPCYMTGVTIIRADGSFMTHFDEERGLRGLDQARDYIRNFDGAHGGLVRGMLSPDRIENCTPELIRRTAAISEEFDCPVKLHCCQGLEEFHSIVERYDKTPIEWLASLNFLSRRALLPHGVFITGHSAVERKGDDAGLVAAAGATFVHCPLVLSRYGGAMESFIKLKKKGIAIGLGTDTFPPDMVENMRIGIGLCRVVENDVAACSSADFYNAATIVAADAIGRPDLGRVAVGAKADMTLFELSAFELGQVIDPIQTMMLSGTGRDFNTSIINGRIVMRDRQLPGIDLDEYRKQAQAQFERLIAKYPMRTWRHPPVEEIFLPSFPFG
- a CDS encoding ABC transporter permease — its product is MRKASALDPNAAPARPAGPARRSNLYFVWRGVLGDPVARIAAFIILLLVLIAILAPLLAPYPPNEAFSDLRLKGPGTSGHLLGLDHQGRDILSRLMYGARLTLVSGVLPVILGAAISIPLGLIGAWYPRLGEVVMRLMDILFAFPMALLAIMLAALMGPGLGNMMIALVVTLIPYNTRVVYAAASQERELAYIEAARAMATPGLKILFVEMLPNVVAASVVYSCTIIGAVVITAAGLSFLGLGVQPPVAEWGIMTSEGRSYIFVAPHISAFSGLAITILVMAFNLLGDSLRDSLDPKTRLQLVKHRAQPETAAKGKG
- a CDS encoding amidohydrolase family protein, with protein sequence MLTVIKDARILTLDAKDCEHASADIVIRGDAIEAVGPGLAKGIDDARTIEASGLLAMPGLINGHFHSPGNFMKGALANWPLELFMLYEVPPLMDKLVSPRFAYVRTMLGAIEMLKQGVTAVHDDCFFVPEVTDSEVDSVMQAYLDSGMRATVTLDQPNVTEYQKYPFLKDLLPQRLVASMDAVPLMSDHELLEHYQSFLGKWHGRGAGRLRSAVSCSAPQRVTPAYFQSLGRIAKERDIPFNMHILETRLQRVLGQEKFGKSLVRYAHDMGVLNEQAMVIHAIWIDDDDIRLLADSGCSVAHNPVSNLKIGSGVMPYRRLQRAGVNICIGNDEASTDDGVNLWTVAKIAGLVHNVCGTDYDDWLQPVEILNALTSGGSAAMRLPRPAGRIAEGHTADIILLDLNSLAFTPLNDLRRQLVYCENGSSVVTTIVAGEVVMEDRKLLTVDEEALKAEARSLAEEFAQYMARCKSAADELKPYYHQMYLKSLDVPVPMRRWAGPMNP
- a CDS encoding ABC transporter permease, whose translation is MSVLNFIGARLLYAIPVLIGVTVIVFLSLQLVPGDIALTLLGRMASEADLEALRERLGLNQPLIVQYVRWLLNLLQGDIGNSVSQQLPVMHILGPKVVNSLILMAGSLVLVLAVGFILSVLSSSRFRSITDRSIVGLTLILASLPVFWLGIVLLYFFGFKWKLFPISGMYNTIDPGGIGQLLHHMVLPAITTAASSIAVVTRVTRSRMIDVLGQPYILAARARGLTRNQVVLRHAVRNTLPTFANIGGLQIGYLFGGVIFSEIIFNWPGIGLLLFEAILQRDVPVIQGCVLAVAVVFVLGNMISDLVVHLLDPKRQ